A window of Mus pahari chromosome 7, PAHARI_EIJ_v1.1, whole genome shotgun sequence contains these coding sequences:
- the Tmem30b gene encoding cell cycle control protein 50B — MTWSATARGAHQPDNTAFTQQRLPAWQPLLSAGIALPLFFCAGLAFIGLGLGLFYSSNGIKELEYDYTGNPGTGDCSVCAAKGQGRAPPPSCACSWSFTLPELFPGPVYLYYELSNFYQNNRRYGVSRDDAQLSGLASALRHPANECAPYQFRSDGLPIAPCGAIANSLFNDSFSLWHQRQSADPFVEVPLDRTAIAWWTDYHVKFRNPPLVNGSLALAFRGTAPPPNWHRPVYELSSDPNNTGFINQDFVVWMRTAALPTFRKLYARIRQGNYSAGLPRGTYRVNITYNYPVRAFGGHKLIILSNISWMGGKNPFLGIAYLVVGSLCIVMGFVMLVVYIRYQDQDDDDNDDE, encoded by the coding sequence ATGACCTGGAGCGCCACGGCGCGGGGCGCGCACCAGCCGGACAACACCGCCTTCACGCAGCAGCGTCTCCCCGCCTGGCAGCCGCTGCTGTCGGCGGGCATCGCGCTGCCGCTCTTCTTCTGCGCCGGCCTGGCGTTCAtcggcctgggcctgggcctctTCTACTCCTCCAACGGCATCAAGGAGCTGGAGTACGACTACACCGGCAACCCCGGCACCGGCGACTGCTCGGTGTGCGCCGCCAAGGGCCAGGGCCGCGCGCCGCCGCCCAGCTGTGCGTGCTCCTGGAGCTTCACGCTGCCCGAGCTCTTCCCGGGCCCCGTGTACCTCTACTACGAGCTGTCCAACTTCTACCAGAACAACCGGCGCTACGGCGTGTCCCGCGACGACGCGCAGCTCAGCGGCCTGGCCAGCGCGCTGCGCCACCCGGCCAACGAGTGCGCCCCCTACCAGTTCCGCTCCGACGGCCTGCCCATCGCGCCATGCGGCGCCATCGCCAACAGCCTCTTCAACGACTCCTTCTCGCTCTGGCACCAGCGCCAGTCCGCGGACCCCTTCGTCGAGGTGCCGCTCGACCGCACCGCCATCGCCTGGTGGACCGACTACCACGTCAAGTTCCGCAACCCGCCGCTGGTGAACGGCAGCCTGGCGCTGGCCTTCCGCGGCACGGCGCCGCCGCCCAACTGGCACCGGCCGGTTTATGAGCTCAGCTCGGATCCCAACAACACCGGCTTCATCAACCAGGACTTCGTGGTGTGGATGCGCACCGCGGCGCTGCCCACGTTCCGCAAGCTCTATGCGCGCATCCGCCAGGGCAACTACTCCGCCGGTCTGCCCCGGGGCACCTACCGTGTCAACATCACCTACAACTACCCGGTGCGCGCCTTCGGCGGCCACAAGCTCATCATCCTTAGCAACATCTCATGGATGGGTGGCAAGAACCCTTTCCTGGGCATCGCCTACCTGGTCGTCGGCTCCCTCTGCATCGTCATGGGCTTTGTCATGCTGGTCGTCTACATTCGCTACCAGGACCAGGACGACGATGACAACGATGATGAGTGA